A segment of the Stegostoma tigrinum isolate sSteTig4 chromosome 27, sSteTig4.hap1, whole genome shotgun sequence genome:
AAAAGGCAAAGAGTGTTAAGCAGCACCCCCTGACATTCAACATAATGCCAATGGTGATTGAAATAACCAATACTTTGCCACAACCGACAACTAAACTGCAATGACCGTGAATAATCTTAATCCAGTTCCCAGCCTAACGGTGCCCAAAATTTGACAGTATCACTTTAGTGTAATAGGTCTGGCAGGGAAAATCTTTTCAACAAAACATGCTGACACAGTGAATGGGACATTCTTGTTTATTTGTGATTCAAAGACATTTGTTATGACGTGGAGACAGAAAGTTGAACCAAACCAGTCTCTCTACCTCTGTTTTCACAGCCCAGCAAAattaaatgaaaactgaaagaactgcagatgcagtaaatcagaaagaaaaacagaaattgctggaagagctcagctggtccgaggaagggtcaccggacctgaaacactaactctgatttcacttcacagatgctgccagacctgctgagcttttccaggagtTTTGATTTCTGTTTGCGACAGTAAAGTTAAAACCTCCAAAGGTCCTTAAAATTGATTAGAAACCATTTGGTTTTAAATAACCAAACTCACACTTTGCAAATAATCAATTCTCAACATTGTtttgtatcttaaacaaaagatttagcAACTTATTCAACAATATAGTGACTTCAGCAGAGCAAAAATTAAACAACAAGGTAACCCAATTGGCCTGTGCATTAAACCCAAAAAACCTCCGTTTtcacatgctgcaatttttttttacaaatggcGAGAGTGAGAAAaataacacagaaacagagaaaataggagcaggataacaaagtgtggagctggatgaacacagcaggcctggtctccccttccccccgccgcattccaaaaccagcccagctcatctccttcccccactgcatcccaaaactagtccaacctgtctctgcctccctaacctgttcttcctctcacccatcccttcctcctaccccaagccacacctccatttccttactactaacctcatcccacctccttgacctgtccgtcttccctggactgacctatcccctccctacctccccacctatactctcctctccacctatcttcttttctctccatcttcggtccgcctccccctctctccctatttattccagaaccctcactccatccccctctctgatgaagggtctaggcccgaaacgtcagcttttgtgctcctgagatgctgctgggcctgctgtgttcatccagctccacactttattatcttggattttccagcatctgcagttcccgttatctctgatacaaaataggagcaggagtgggccattcactGTGATACTGGCTAAGCttccaactcagtaccttgttccctctttctccctatttcctttgatccccttagcctTAAGAACTGTATCAAACTCTTTCTTgagaacattcaatgttttggcctcaactgctttctgcggAAGAGAATTCTGCGGGTTTTCCACAAGCTGGAAGGCCTGTGATGAGGTAGAAGGTTGGAGAGATGAAATAGCAAAAAGAATCAGAAGTGTCGAGCTGTAGCATGTGGTAATGGAACTAAACCAATGTTCAAACATACAGTTTGCAtctaggagtaggccatttggtctctTTACCTGTGCTGTTATTTAagaagaacatggctgatctaattgtgcCCTTTACTCCACCTTTCTGCCCACTGTCAATAACATTGACTCCTTTTGGTGGTCAGGAGTGTACCTAACCCTAAATATATTCAACAaaccaccttctatcacttttcTACAGAACTGAGTACCAAAATCTCTCAATCCACAGAGGAGGGAAAATTTTCCTTATCTCTGACTTAAAggagagatttttatttttaaactaaatagtttattaaaaaaaaacaaaaaccgAAAGCAAAATCCAGGATGCTGGCAATTTGAAATAAGGAAgacaaagttctggagaaactcggctggtctggcagcacctgtggccAGAGGGCTACCGTTTTGAGTCAGAATTGACTCTTAATCAGAACTAGAGAGAAACACAGGACGTGTCCAGAGGAGGTGTCAATGGCAGAATCATGAACAGTAACCACTTGAAAGCAAAAAataggtagaaagagagagaaaagaagcaaaaataacaacaaaatattaaaatgagaGCAAAGCTGCAatgtaaaattgttgaactcgacgTTGAGCCGAGACTGTAGGAAAGTGCAAACAATAAAAAGAGGTGCTGGTCCTCCATGTGTTATTGTTTGTggttagattaaattagattagattccccacagtgtggaaacaggcccttcggcccaccaccccttgaagcatcccacccagacctatccctacATAactgacacacccctgaacattatgggcaatttagcatggctgatccacctagcctgcacatctttagactgtgggaggaaaccggagcacccggaggaaacctacgcagacacagggacaatgtgcaaactccacacagacagtcgcctgaggctggaatctggcactgtgaggctgcagtgctaaccactgagccactgtgctgcccacaggTCATGGTGGGGGCGGTGGGGTAGTCAGGCTCCAAACAGAACAGCTTTTCCCATTAGGCAAAGGGGCAACTGGAGAGAGCGAAGGCGCCTTAgaccattttttttcttgaaaggaGCCCATTCTGAGGCCGATTGGTGTGACCTGTGGTTTCTCATTGTCGTTGCAGACGATTGCGAGCAGCAGGATGACTGTGCCCCCCTCGAGGCTGAGATCAGGCACAAGGAGCTGCAGAACGCGGCACTGAGGAAAGAACTGTGCCGCAAGGAGGCCCTGATAGCAGCGCTGGAGGACAGCCTGCGGAGGAGGGAGCGGCTGTTcctcgaggagcttaagaggcgGAGCCACAGGATGACCGTCCTGAACGGTGAACTGCAGAAGCAGTCTGAGACTGCGGCCCAACTCGCATTCCAGTTGCACAACGTCAAACAGAAGCTAAGTAACTCCAGGCAAGGCGGTCGGTTTTTGGATAAGCCTGCTGATAAAGCCATCCCTACATCTCCGGTGTACACGTCAGTCTCGCTGAAGAGGCACCATAAAGTCCATTCGAAAATGACTGATAAAGTCCGCACCGAGAGGGCAGTGGGTTCAGACTCGACCCAGCAAAGACGCCGGGCAGAACTGGACGAGCTTGACCCCATGCCCGACCCTGCACTCTTCCTACGGGCACGGTGGCATCATGGCCAGAGGCACAACCAAGCAGGCTGCTTGGCGGCGCCCGTCAGTCAGGAGTGCAGGCTCGAGAGCGGCGGCCTCGCGCCGATGCAATCGGTCGAGCCCAGGACTGTGCCACAGGGGAACTCGAAGTGCTCGAACTTTCTGGGACCTCCTGCTGAGACAGAGATCCCCCTCACAGACGAGGAGAGCACCGGCGAGGATTTGCAAAAGGCGCGAGAGAGCGTGCGAAAATAGGGCAGCGTTATCACGGGTTGTCAAGGCCAAGAAAGAACTCACTTTGATTACAGCATCCTTTCACATCCCGAGATGCATCGCATGCAACAAATTATCATATTGGTCACTGTGCAGGCAAATGTAGCAGCGTCCTTGCACAAAGCAAGGCCCCACACGCAGCAATAGGGTCTACAAACAAATGTTCCTTCATCTGAAGCCCCTGTCCTGCAATTTACTGAGGCCGCAGCCTGTTGATCCAAAACCCCAAGCTGAGCTTGAATCCTCTCAAATAACATTTTGGAAAAACATTCTACTTAAGTTGAAGAATAGGCAAGTAACACAAAGCTTTCTTATTAACCTCAGGAGCCTGAGCCTCAGAAATATTTTATTCAAACAAACCAATGGGTGATTCAACTGCATAATAGGTTTTTGAAACCATTGAATTTATCCAAACATTTTATTGAAAATCTCTCCCTCGTACAAAAATTCGAGACACGGACACAGACCCTGCACAATCACGCTGCAGGTAACCTAACTGCAAACATTTGGCATACTTAAAACATAAATGCAAGGCAATAAAGCAGAAAGACTCGAGCAACAGAAAATAGCACACGCACAATATCTTCGTGTCCTAACTGACGTCTGTATGAACTCACTTAGAGTTTACTATCAGTAAAATCTTAAAGAGGTTAGGGGCCTACACTTTACCAGCAGAGAGTGAATGTAACTATCTCCCCTTGACATGCAATAGTATTACCATAGCTGAATCCATCACTAACAACATCTAAAAActcaaatcaaagcaaaatgctgcagatgcaaatctgaagtttctgaagaagagtcacaccagactcaaaacactaattctgttcctgtctccacagatgctgtcagacctgctgtgtctGTCATTTATTTATCCCAGGGGCTACCTtggactagaaactgaactagactagccatgATAAATATTACAGTTACAAGAGAATGTAACAGACTGGAAGTTCTTCAGCAAGTAACccatctcctgacttcccagaATCTTTCCactatcttcaaggcacaagtcaggagtatgatggaatactctgggcttgcctggatgagtgcagttccactAACATTCAGGAGGatcaataccatccaggacaaatagCTCAGTTGCTTGGCATCCCATCGGCCATTCACTTCCTCTGCCTgtgatgcacaatggcagcaatgtgtaccatctacaagatgcactgctgcagTTGGCCAAGGCTCCTTGAACAGCATCATCCAAACCAATGCCCTGAACCATCTCAAGGGCAGTagacacatgagaacaccaccagctgcaagttcctttgcaaaggaagataatgataatatcactggactggCAATCCAGCACCCCACGGCAATGTTCTcagggcatgggttcaaatcctgtggcagatggtgacatttgaatttcaTAAATGTCTGGAACAGCCGGCTATAACCACtggcaattgttgtaaaaacttgcctggttctgtaattttctgagagaaggaaatctgctgtttttacttggtctggcctatgtgtgactccaaacccacagcaatccTTACTGCACCCTGGGCAGCATATGCTCGCCCAGCAAGTTGTGCACATGACCTGTGAATGTATAAAATACTGTCACGTTCCATCTTGACTTGGAGTTACATTGCTGTCCTTTCACTGTGActgagacaaaatcctggaaGCCCCTTCCTAACAGTTTTGCAAGTGTATCAGCATCACATACTTGGGTTTCAGCAATTCACCATTATTGTCACCAGCTAGGGATAGGTAATAAGTGCTAGCCTAATCAGCAATTCTTCCATACTGTAAATGAAAAACACAATGTTCCTGACCTTTCGAGGCAGTACAGCTTCTAATTAATCACAAGAGATTCACAACTCTGGATATGAAACACTTGCATTCAGCGCATGCTTTGTTTGTAATCATCTCATATTGTGGCAGACACAATGCAATGTTTAacaatcattgataatgggaactgcagatgctggagaatccaagataacaaagtgtggagctggatgaacacagcaggccaagcagcatctcaggagcacaaaagctgacgtttcgggcctagacccttcatcagagaaggggatggggagagggaactggaataaatagggagagagggggaggcagaccgaagatggagaaaaaagaagataggtggagaggagagtataggtggggaggtagggaggggataggtcagtccagggaagacggacaggtcaaggaggtgggatgaggttagtaggtaggaaatggaggtgcggcttgagtggggaggaagggatgggtgagagcaagaacaggttagggaggcagagacaggctgggctggtgcTAGTTACTGACCAATTGCTAGATGAGTGTGAAGGGACACACGTGCCCTTTCGCAGCAAACTGAAACCTTGAAATCCACCCTGCTGTTGGAACAAATCCAACTCATTGGAGTCAATGACTCAAAAAGTttgtaaataataaaacaaactcAAATTTTCTTATAACCTAACAAAACATTATTTCACATTTACTCAAGAAATACTTGCATCTATATAACACCAGTCATAACTTCAGGAAACCCCATTGTGGTGTCGGAAATGtgtcagccattttgtgcacaTCATGCTCCTACACTAAAGTGACAATTATCAAATTGTCCGTTTTTGCGGTATGGAGTATGGAACCAATATTGGCCTGGATGTCAGAGATACTTCCCCTACTCTTCAAAACAGTATTACGGATCTTCTTCATTCACTTCAGGGCAGATAGGATCATGGTTTGTCAGCTATCTGCAATACTATATCAGGCTTTGTTGGCCTAAATTCCTGGGGTGGGATCTGAACACTCAGCCTTCTGAATAAGGGGTGAGCGCACTGTTCACAGAGCTATAGTGATTTAAAGGACTAAGCTCCTCAGAAAACACTACAAACACTATTCCTGTATAATTTTCAAAcatatactttattcatgaatgtcataaaacaaaatcattgcaAAAACATTTCACCTAGAATATTATATTATTTGCAAGAAAATTCAACACACCCCAAGGCAACATGTTCCACTCAGTTCAATTATAACATCCTTAATATTTACAAAATGCATTCTATGTCATGTATGCAGCTTGAGGGCAAAACATTTCAAGTTGAAGTGAACAGAAAGTGCAATAAATATATTGTTCCCTGTACAACGTGTTTCACATGTGAGGTGCCCCCAGCACATTTCCAATGCTCACAATTTACAAAATGCTTTCTTTGTGAGGTGCATCGCCCACGGGGTATCGCAGTTTCCAGACCCTTGCTAAACTATGATTGAAAGATGTAAGCAGTGACCTGTCCCTGCACTGCCTCTGCCCCAGGCATTACTGCATCCCTCAACATGTAGTGCAGTACCTCTTACTAATACCAAGGGATGTTCGTCAGTCTTTAATGTAAATTTGCTATTGAGCAGCATAGATATATCCAGGATTGAGCTGTGTAGATATTTTATtattaacctgttcagaggtatTATCTCCCAAACCTCTGGAGGAGGAGGTACTTAAACTCAGGCCTCCTGGAAAAGAGGTtgagacactaccactacaccataaATCACCCTTGGTTGAGCTCTCTACTAAATTATACCTAACCAGATCTGGGTAGTTGCTCCAGTAAACACCTTCTAATTGATGCTTCACTAATCTTGAAAACTCTACCACAAATAAGAATACTTTAAAATTTTATCCTCACTAGAAACCTCCATAATTTTTGGGGATGTTGGTGGGGGTAAGGGGGTGCAGGAGGGTGTTGCGGGAGATGGTGGTTGGAAGATAAAGGCTTGATTAATCTCCGAGTGAAAGCAAAGGGTTATCACATTTAAGAGATCATCTGCCTAATACTGCTCAGTAGGATTAtacagctccacaattcaattatGAATAAGGGTCCAATAATATTTTCTTTTCCATGATTAGCAAAACATACATAAACAGTAGTTGTAGAATTCTTATCTGTAAAGGCTGGCTTTGATACTGTGATAATCACGTGCAGTTCTACAGTTTCTCAACAAGAATTTTTATTTGTTGGGACTGATAATTAATCATTTTATCTGTACAGCAGGTTTAAAAAGAACAAATCAATGCAATATGGCAATGTTTGAATTGTGTGTACAGTTGTAATTGAAACTAAAATGTAAACAATATCTCACTGATCTTGAAGACTTTATTTCTGTGTAGCCAAGTTAAAGGGATACCACCTTTTACCTTTAACATAAATGTATTTTTGTTTGGCAAGGGAAAATTCTCAGCAGAACAAGTAGAGACAAGTAGTATGAAGAGACTCCTGGGGTTTGCGAGAAGCATCGTGTCACTTCTGCAAACGTTTGCTG
Coding sequences within it:
- the ccdc92ba gene encoding coiled-coil domain-containing protein 92 isoform X1 — protein: METSSLERQLQSVQRNIAFLKGEHMELLHGLHMEILQLQKRCTELTCELTLKSSKNGQSDDCEQQDDCAPLEAEIRHKELQNAALRKELCRKEALIAALEDSLRRRERLFLEELKRRSHRMTVLNGELQKQSETAAQLAFQLHNVKQKLSNSRQGGRFLDKPADKAIPTSPVYTSVSLKRHHKVHSKMTDKVRTERAVGSDSTQQRRRAELDELDPMPDPALFLRARWHHGQRHNQAGCLAAPVSQECRLESGGLAPMQSVEPRTVPQGNSKCSNFLGPPAETEIPLTDEESTGEDLQKARESVRK
- the ccdc92ba gene encoding coiled-coil domain-containing protein 92 isoform X2; translation: METSSLERQLQSVQRNIAFLKGEHMELLHGLHMEILQLQKRCTDDCEQQDDCAPLEAEIRHKELQNAALRKELCRKEALIAALEDSLRRRERLFLEELKRRSHRMTVLNGELQKQSETAAQLAFQLHNVKQKLSNSRQGGRFLDKPADKAIPTSPVYTSVSLKRHHKVHSKMTDKVRTERAVGSDSTQQRRRAELDELDPMPDPALFLRARWHHGQRHNQAGCLAAPVSQECRLESGGLAPMQSVEPRTVPQGNSKCSNFLGPPAETEIPLTDEESTGEDLQKARESVRK